In Fragaria vesca subsp. vesca linkage group LG5, FraVesHawaii_1.0, whole genome shotgun sequence, the genomic stretch TTACATGGCCTTAGTTGCTATGTAGGTTGGTCACTACCTGATTGTTTATGATACCATCTCTTTTAGATATCTCTAGTCCCTCTTGGGTACTGGTGCAGTTCGTTAATTTAAACAGAAATGGAAACTTTTTTTTATTTATTTCTTGTTTTGTGTGACTTTCCTAACCTTATATTAGGTTTGGTTCATTCACACATCATCGTCTTCATATTTCTATTACGATTGACATCTAAATGTGACTGGAATCTATCTAATTACTGATTTATGGTCTTGTTTGTCTCGTAACAGGAGACTGCAGGTGTCTCAAAGAAGAAACGAATTGATTCACAATCTGATAATGATGAAGAGATGCCATTCATGGAGAACCAAGAGTTTGAAAATAATGACGATTTTGGTCCAGATACCGAATATGAAGATTATAACAACGGCTTTGATTTTGATAATGTTCATGAAGGATATGACAACTGTGAGGTATATGGTTATGAGGAATACTAACGTAGCTGACAGAGGAAATTGGCTATGGGAAGCTAGTTGGAACCATTGTACAAACACAATTTTGTAGCCTCTCCTGGATAGTGGACAGCATGGACCTGGGTTGTGGACTTGTGGCACTCAACTAATTCCTAGTATCAGAAGATTTCACTTGGGTTCGAGTTGGGATAGTGTTCAGCATAGAGTTGGATTCAACACTAGCCTTCTTCTAATGTATATTTTCTTGCTCCCTAGTGATGCTGTGAAGTCATATCCATTGTATAGAAAGTGATAGTTGATTAACCCATGAGAAGCAAGCGATTCCTCTGTAAATCAATGAGATGCATTTGAAGGTACATTCACAACATTGTATTCCTTCTAAATCTATGGTTATTTTGGATTTTTTTATATTCATTTCTGCAGTTCACAGGACATATTAAGAACTTTGTGGTCGAGTCACTCTGATTCTGTACAATCATTTTTCATGTATACTGAAATGGTAAAGACAATGCTGTTATTTAAGGATTGTTACATATACAACATTCTAAAATGTCTTACAGAGGGCTATCGCTTACAAATAAATATGTAATCAAGGTTTAGATATACAACAAGATTATCATAGCTTTCACCATGTTTGGTTGGGCATGGATGTCCAAGCACAGTAAGCACAGACAAGCTTCTGAGAGATATACACATAAACAGCAAATGATAAACTCATCAACATCAAGTCCTTCCAGTCACCCTTCTGTTTTGGGCTCAAGTTCTCCTTCAGATTCTTCCCCAGCTTCTCTAAATCAGCCAAAAACCGCAACAAGGACTGCTTTCCTTGCTTCTCATCCTTCTTCTTTTCTGGGTTTGATGATGTATATATAGGCTCACGGCCATGGCAACTAGATCGAAGAATATGAGTTCTTGGGATGCTGGTTCTGTTTCTGGGTTCAATATGACTGTAACTGTTTTTGATTTGGAAAGAGGAGCTTATAGAAAGAGCAGAAAGCCATGGAAGACAGATGAAGTTCTGATGAGTGGTCAAGTAGGGTGGTTGGAGGAGGGAGATTGTTTTCTCCATGGAAGAGAAGATCTGGTGTTTAAACTTTTTCAGCTAAGAAAATATCTTCTCTCACTTTTGTTTGGCTTACTTATAACAAATTATAAGGCATGTAATCATGTAATGCCTAACTTTGAACTACTGGAATTTGGAAATGGATAAAAGACCTTGTCTACACGGCACACCAGTCACCAAATGTGGTGACTCATCTGAAAATTACTTTTCTAGATATTTTCTTTTGTTTTGCTCTACATAGTAGTTGATAGTGGATAAAAGACCAGAAAAACATTTATGCCATGTAAAATTTTTGTAGTTATTTGAATGGCTTATATTGGTGTTGTGTGGATTATCCACTCCATGAGTGACCCCAAATTATGGTACGAGTGTGATGTGATATCATGTATAGTTCACTCATTCCTTTTCATCAAATCGTTTAGAGAATAAACAGCTATATCCACATAGCCAGCTCCAAATCATTACTATTTTTGGTTTGATCAATCAAAAATATGATGTTGATGACCAAACTCTCCATGAACTCTCACAGAGGTTTGACAACTTCTCCTCATCCTTCACCGGCAGCGCCGGTTACTCCTCGGCCTTCTCCCACGTCCATTCTGATCCTCAGAACAACCACAGAACATAGCCGAATTCGAAGAGCGGGTGCAGCTTTCGCTGCGAAATCTGGTGGAGGATTTTCACTCAACTCGGTATAAGCATATGCTGTTTTTCAGTTAATATCGTTATGCATAGTTCAATCCTTTATATTATGGAAGTGTTTTTGCTTGAGTTTCTCTTTTCGCATGCAGATCTTGAAAAGGTGTGAAACCTGCGAAGGCAAAGGAGCAATTGACTGTAAGGGATGCAAGGTATGCCTTTAGGAAAACAATGCAGAACATGTTGAATGAGAGTAAATTATCTGGCCGAAAGTGAAAACTGTGAAAGTAAGTTTGAAATGATTTCCCAATTCCCATATGATAAGATGGTAATTTGAAAACACTGAAAGAAAATGCTTATGTCAAGTAAACAAGGTTGACGGGTTGTAGATTGGTTGGCAAAGCGCCTAGCATGAAGTAGTAACTTAGCCGTAGCTTAAGCAAGATTGAATCTGAGATCAACACTTACGAAAATGAAAACTGCAAAAATCTGCATTTTGCATTTGCAATCATGTCCGTCTTCACAGTTCACAACTCTAACTACAATACCAATGATAGAAATTTAAGGAGAATAAATCAGGGGAGATTCAAACTCTAGTCGTATCTTTGAGCATTGAGTGTTTGTTTGTTTCACTTTTCAGGGTACAGGAAGGAATAAGAAAAATGGAAATATTTTTGAGCGATGGAAGTAAGTTGCATTGATTTATGTTCTTACATCAGTTATACTAAAATCCAGTTTTCTTTCTTTAGAACAGTATATGTTCTGCTATCAACATTTCATTAAGAATTTTTGGTCATGGTGTGGATTTAGGTGTTTTGATTGCCAAGGATTTGGGATGAAGGGTTGCCCTACCTGTGGAAAAGGAGGATTAACACCAGAACAAAGAGGAGAAAGATAAAAGTGCTCTATTGAGGAAATGAAATCACTAGCTAGTTTGAACTTTGTCCTAATAATGCTCCTGTATATTGGTTCAATACAATATATGCATCTGCTACAGAAAATTAGCTTAACTCAAAGCTCTCCATTGCAATTTCTTAAATGGCCGGGTTTTAAAAATAAGAAATAATTAGATGACAAAGAAATTTTACGATACCGTTAAACATACATGTTGTAGAATGTATTTCAAAACAAAAGTTGATGATAAACCCTCAAGGCCTCAAGGATTTGTCAAGTTCAATCCAAGGTGTTCAAAGATGTGTAACATCTAGCTCTAAAACAAAAATTTAAATCCCTTCATCCCTTTTGAAAAGCTTCTTCATCAAATTTCGACCCGAAGACATACACCAATAATAGTTTTGTTTCTGAATTTAGGCCCAGTTGGCACAGCTTCTTGACTTGCTTTTAGGACCACATACACGATCAGATGTCTTACCCGATAAGTCACTCTAGTGAAAGTCATATGATGCAAAAAACTAGACAAATGTATTACTTGTTGCATTTCCAACATAGGCATATTAAAGACGCATCATCTCTTGTCACTGGTGAATGAGGATGACAAACTAGTGTACCACAGAAAAAATTTACCATTTAAGAATCTTATCTCTGTTGTAACTTTTCTCATATGAGAATAAAAAAGGAGTTAAATCCTAAAAAGAAAGAAAAATAAATAAAAGTTAGATCCGAATTCCATGAATTGGGCCGACATGGATATCGGGTAGGCGTTCACATTGGCCCAGTAGCTTGATCTCAAAGACCAGACGGAAGACCTCTCTATTTAAGCATACAATACAATCGAAACGCACTAGGGTTTTTCCTCAGATCGTATCTTTGCGCCTCCGCAGCTCTCTGTTTCAGACCTTCTCCGCCGACTCTCTTCTCGCTCAGTCATCATGGGGTAAATCTTCACCTCCTTTCCTCCATTTTATCTTATCTGTAGAATCTACTTAATCTCCAGTACAATTACTTTACTTCATGAAAAGCTGAAGTAGAATATGTGAATTCTTTAACTTAATTTTTTCATTGTTTGTTCGAATTCGAAGTTTATGGATCTGAGTAGCTAGTGAGTGTACTCGTTTCTGATTTGCAAGGAAAGCAATTGAATCAGTCTATTCGCATCTCGTTATTTTCAGGATGTGGCTAGATTTCAGTGGTTCCTATCTCTTCTATAAGTTTTTTCCGCTGAAAAATGTCTCTGGTTTGTGATATTTGTTTGCAAAGAAGAAGGTTCTGGATTCCTGGAAATGTGTTCTAAAGATAAAAGCTGATTTTGTTCATGTAATTTGTTTGCATATGTGCTGATGTATATCGTAGCGATTTTATTGTTCAGAAAGCAGCCTGGAATTACTTAAGAAACTTATGGAAACTTGTTTATTTGATTGTTTGCCTGCCTGCGTAAGCTGTATTGGTGTTGATTGGATTTACTGAATGCTTGTGTTAGTTTTTGACAAGTTCGTGCTGTGAATTATTGACTTAGCCTGGGTAACAAAATTTTACAGGAAGACACGTGGTATGGGAGCTGCCCGCAAGCTGAAGAACCACCGCAGGAGGCAAAGATGGGCTGACAAGTCATACAAGAAGTCTCATCTCGGAAACGAGTGGAAGAAGCCATTTGCTGGATCTTCCCATGCTAAAGGCATTGTTCTTGAGAAAATGTAAGGATAATTGTTTTAACGTGTTTTTGTTCCTTTGAGTTATGCTTCCATAGTGGATTATAACTATCTTTGTATGCTGATTTGTGCAGTGGTATTGAAGCTAAGCAGCCTAACTCTGCCATTAGAAAGTGTGCTCGAGTTCAGCTTATTAAGAATGGAAAGAAGATTGCTGCTTTTGTGCCAAATGATGGTTGCCTGAACTACATTGAAGAGAATGTAAGTGCAGATGCAGTTTTACCAGATGATGTTATCATGTTTGAACATTGCTAGGTTGTTTAATTGTTTGTTCTGGTTGTACTGATTATTTTGGCCATTTGCAGGACGAAGTGCTTATTGCCGGATTTGGTCGTAAAGGACATGCTGTCGGTGATATTCCTGGAGTCCGGTTCAAGGTTGTGAAGGTTTCAGGCGTGTCACTTCTGGCTCTCTTCAAGGAGAAGAAGGAAAAGCCAAGATCTTAAGCTTTCTATTAGATTTGTTATATGTTTTTCTGCTAAAAATCAGAATCTAGAGACACAATTTATCAGCATTTGATGGCCACTTTGTTTTCGCCTTTACCTAAGCAGATTCTTATGTTTTATTAATGAAAATTTATGTGGCTGAATATGATGGTTTTTTTTGTTTTTCTTGATCATATCTTGGCTGACTATTGCATGCGGTGCATCCTCTTGAAGCTGCTCTTGGTGCTAAATTGGTATTGCCAGAATTCATGTTTTTGACCTGTTACAATGTTTATGTTGAACCCTTCATCGAAAAAAATGTTTATGTTGAACCTGTTAGCTCTGCATAGTTTTTATTAATTTTTATCCCTTTTAGTGGTCATATGACATCTCTCTATTTCTGGTGATTACCATATCTTGTGAAGATCTCTATTTTGTGAGAGTGATAATTACAATAGCAATGGAACTGTGGACGATTGTATATGAGAGTTACTCTTAAGAGCAAAAGCAGCCGGAGGCCAAAGCTATTATGAATCACACAGACAAGAGTACGGGGATGCTGATGAATATTGCTGTCGATAGGTGGTTCTAGGCTTTCTATAGCCTCAAACAGTTTTGCGATGACGTGGATATATAATTTTAGCATCAGAAGTACTGTCGCTGTAGAGCCCAAAGACTAGCAATATGAAAGTTCCTAAAGACCTTGTCCTCGCCCAACCATCATAGACCAAACACTACCACGTCTGCTTAATACCTACTTGAAAATTGTGCCGATTTTAATTTTTTTCAGTTTTGAACGTTTTTTATTTATTAATCAAATAACTCAAATGCAACGGTTTGTTATGAGTTATTGTGCCGATTTTAATCATTTTTCAGTTTTGATCATTTTTATTTTATCAATCAAATAACTCAAAATGTTTGATCCAAAAGAAAATATCAAATAGCCAACAAGGTTTGGCT encodes the following:
- the LOC101294077 gene encoding 40S ribosomal protein S23-like; translation: MGKTRGMGAARKLKNHRRRQRWADKSYKKSHLGNEWKKPFAGSSHAKGIVLEKIGIEAKQPNSAIRKCARVQLIKNGKKIAAFVPNDGCLNYIEENDEVLIAGFGRKGHAVGDIPGVRFKVVKVSGVSLLALFKEKKEKPRS
- the LOC101304295 gene encoding uncharacterized protein LOC101304295 gives rise to the protein MATRSKNMSSWDAGSVSGFNMTVTVFDLERGAYRKSRKPWKTDEVLMSGQVGWLEEGDCFLHGREDLVGLTTSPHPSPAAPVTPRPSPTSILILRTTTEHSRIRRAGAAFAAKSGGGFSLNSILKRCETCEGKGAIDCKGCKGTGRNKKNGNIFERWKCFDCQGFGMKGCPTCGKGGLTPEQRGER